A single window of uncultured Methanospirillum sp. DNA harbors:
- a CDS encoding ABC transporter permease, whose product MDFFHEYQAKIQQKPLLLAGLIILALMCLVAVFAPFIAPHNPDQQSLKNRFLSPCLEYPLGTDQFGRCILSRVIYGSQTSLAVAVITTTIVVAIGLFVGLYAGYYRRLDGLLMRFTDIMLAFPSMVITLALVGILGPSVPTIILALAIPGWAKYARVVRSSTISLKSSGFVTSARALGAGDRYIIFQHILPNSLAPIMEIATLGLGGKIISIAGLGFLGLGIQPPTAEWGTIMNQGLPYMSKAPLITLSAGVMIVLFVLSTNLIGSEIRDLMDPKSDSIVF is encoded by the coding sequence ATGGATTTTTTTCACGAATACCAGGCAAAGATACAACAAAAGCCACTCCTGCTCGCAGGTTTGATCATCCTAGCACTTATGTGCCTGGTAGCGGTATTCGCCCCATTCATTGCCCCCCATAATCCTGATCAGCAATCTCTGAAAAACCGGTTTTTAAGTCCCTGTCTGGAATATCCGCTCGGGACTGACCAGTTTGGGCGGTGTATTCTGAGCAGGGTTATTTATGGATCTCAGACCTCTCTCGCTGTTGCGGTAATCACAACAACAATTGTGGTGGCAATAGGATTATTTGTTGGACTGTATGCAGGGTATTATCGGAGGTTGGATGGCCTGCTTATGAGATTTACTGATATTATGCTTGCGTTTCCGTCCATGGTCATCACCCTTGCACTAGTTGGGATTCTTGGCCCGAGTGTGCCGACTATTATTCTTGCTCTTGCTATTCCGGGATGGGCAAAATATGCACGGGTAGTTCGTTCAAGTACGATATCACTCAAGTCGAGTGGGTTTGTAACAAGTGCACGGGCGCTTGGAGCAGGAGATCGCTATATTATTTTTCAACATATCCTGCCAAATTCATTGGCCCCGATCATGGAAATAGCAACACTCGGGCTTGGTGGGAAAATTATCTCTATCGCTGGTTTGGGCTTTTTAGGACTCGGGATTCAGCCTCCGACAGCTGAATGGGGGACGATTATGAACCAGGGTCTTCCATATATGAGCAAAGCTCCGCTCATCACCCTGTCAGCAGGGGTAATGATTGTCCTGTTTGTACTCTCAACCAACCTAATAGGGAGTGAGATCCGGGATCTGATGGATCCCAAATCTGATTCGATTGTTTTTTGA
- a CDS encoding iron ABC transporter permease encodes MKNSYEPVSESALRHRKERNERLESAKKEYQRLRFRKIGFLWGILALIILAVGYIVTLGPLGLTIPQVYETLLARFLPQFINLDPVLEQVVWNIRFPRILGGIFAGFGFGICGCVMQAVLKNPLASPFTLGISSGAHFGVAIAAVFGISVIGGAYLLIANAFLFAMLCSLFIVSLAAWKGATSETLILAGIAVNYLFSSLSQLMAYFANDEQLRLMSLWGMGDLSAFSWNKFGLFLGIFIICTPILLSKAQDLNLMTIGDDSAKSLGVDANRVRMLTMMVSSVLIATIVCFTGTIGFIGLVSPHIARMLIGTDHRILILASGVLGACLLIAADAIAMNIIGPTIIPTGIMTALLGVPFFMYLVLKGKRKEFWQ; translated from the coding sequence ATGAAAAACAGCTACGAACCGGTTTCTGAATCAGCACTTAGACATCGTAAAGAACGAAATGAGCGGCTTGAATCTGCCAAAAAAGAATATCAGCGACTCAGGTTTCGCAAAATTGGGTTTCTCTGGGGAATTCTCGCACTAATCATTTTGGCAGTCGGATATATTGTTACCCTGGGTCCTCTAGGATTAACTATTCCACAGGTGTATGAGACACTTCTTGCCCGGTTTCTTCCCCAGTTTATAAATCTGGATCCAGTTCTTGAACAGGTTGTCTGGAACATCAGGTTTCCCCGGATTCTGGGCGGTATTTTTGCTGGTTTTGGATTTGGAATCTGTGGATGTGTGATGCAGGCAGTTTTAAAAAATCCTCTGGCTAGTCCTTTCACTCTGGGAATTTCTTCTGGAGCACATTTTGGAGTTGCAATCGCTGCCGTTTTTGGTATATCTGTCATAGGAGGAGCATATCTCCTTATTGCTAATGCATTTCTGTTTGCAATGCTCTGTTCCTTGTTTATTGTTTCACTAGCTGCCTGGAAAGGAGCTACATCAGAGACACTAATCCTTGCTGGCATTGCAGTGAATTACTTGTTTTCTTCTCTCTCTCAGTTAATGGCATACTTTGCCAACGATGAACAACTCAGACTCATGTCATTATGGGGTATGGGAGATCTCTCTGCTTTTTCATGGAATAAATTTGGTCTGTTTCTGGGAATTTTCATTATCTGTACTCCAATTCTTTTATCCAAAGCACAGGATCTTAACCTGATGACCATCGGTGATGATTCAGCTAAAAGCCTAGGAGTAGATGCAAACCGTGTTCGGATGCTGACAATGATGGTCTCTTCTGTTCTTATTGCAACTATTGTATGTTTTACCGGCACTATAGGGTTTATTGGGCTTGTATCCCCTCACATTGCCCGAATGCTCATCGGAACCGATCACCGGATCCTGATTCTGGCATCAGGTGTACTGGGAGCGTGCCTTCTGATAGCTGCCGATGCTATAGCAATGAACATTATCGGCCCTACAATAATTCCAACAGGAATTATGACAGCACTTCTTGGTGTTCCCTTCTTTATGTACCTTGTACTGAAAGGAAAAAGAAAGGAGTTTTGGCAATGA
- a CDS encoding magnesium chelatase subunit D family protein, which translates to MSHHSKKPLMPFTAIVGQNQMKKALILNAINPSIGGVLIRGEKGTAKSSAVRALSEILPSIQVVLGCPFSCDPDVPDELCELCQTKREAHLLPAGIQRQVRVINLPVGATEDRVVGTIDIESALKEGIKSLEPGILADANRGILYIDEVNLLDDHVVDLLLDAAAMGVNTVEREGISFSHSARFILIGTMNPEEGELRPQLLDRFGLQVSVETLDNPDDRIAIVRTAEEYLVDPWGFHKKYQNFQEELVEKIKAAKQVLNAVTISDDLVRKAVEICIEMGVKTHRAEITIVRTARTIAAFEGRETVNRADLKEAIELALPHRMRRRPFEEPKIDHDRLDDLMNEPETPHDQPKEEGESSDTKNSSQSQSGQTEKSSNDQSTSSTSSDNVESTVHAIGSPIDAKRVTSPDVVKTTERYAQGRRFETSGPDQRGKYVKGSKIKESRDIALDATIRAVAPLQHGRKTKEMAVVIREDELLQKFRVGKTATACLFVVDASGSMGAQKRMEVAKGAVFSLLEDSYQNRDRVGLIAFKGMQADLILPLSSSKDLAYARLCELPTGGRTPLASGLTKALHVLMNERLKYPSLVPILILISDGRANVSAGGKIKSEIIAVSEDLAEACIKTLVIDTEEQKDGLGLQLGFCKIIAEHSHATYFRIRDLTAENLSDIVRTGISGPLMV; encoded by the coding sequence ATGTCCCATCATAGCAAAAAACCTCTCATGCCGTTTACGGCGATCGTTGGTCAGAACCAGATGAAAAAAGCCCTTATTCTCAATGCCATCAATCCTTCTATCGGTGGTGTTCTCATTAGGGGAGAGAAAGGAACTGCAAAATCGTCAGCGGTCAGGGCACTTTCAGAGATATTGCCATCCATACAGGTGGTTTTAGGGTGTCCATTCTCCTGTGATCCAGATGTTCCGGATGAACTTTGCGAACTCTGTCAGACAAAACGAGAGGCCCATCTCCTTCCTGCCGGTATTCAAAGACAGGTACGGGTTATCAATCTCCCGGTCGGTGCAACTGAAGATCGGGTAGTCGGGACCATTGATATTGAGTCTGCACTTAAAGAGGGAATAAAATCTCTTGAGCCCGGAATTCTTGCAGATGCAAACCGTGGGATATTGTATATCGATGAAGTCAATCTACTGGATGACCACGTTGTAGATCTCCTGCTCGATGCAGCTGCCATGGGGGTCAATACCGTTGAGAGAGAGGGAATTTCATTCTCTCACTCAGCCCGGTTCATCCTTATCGGTACGATGAATCCGGAAGAAGGAGAACTACGACCCCAGCTTCTGGACAGGTTCGGACTCCAGGTATCAGTTGAGACACTCGACAATCCGGATGACAGAATCGCGATAGTCAGGACTGCTGAAGAGTATCTTGTTGACCCCTGGGGATTTCATAAAAAATACCAGAATTTTCAGGAGGAACTCGTAGAGAAGATCAAAGCGGCAAAACAGGTGCTTAATGCTGTAACCATCTCTGATGACCTGGTTAGAAAAGCTGTCGAGATCTGTATTGAGATGGGAGTTAAGACTCACCGGGCAGAGATCACCATAGTCCGAACAGCACGGACTATTGCTGCTTTTGAAGGCCGTGAGACGGTGAACAGGGCGGATCTGAAAGAGGCAATTGAACTTGCACTTCCTCACCGGATGAGGAGAAGACCTTTCGAAGAACCAAAGATCGATCATGATCGCCTTGATGATCTGATGAATGAACCGGAGACACCTCATGATCAACCAAAAGAAGAAGGTGAGTCTTCAGACACCAAGAACTCATCACAATCACAATCCGGGCAGACAGAAAAATCATCAAATGATCAGTCCACATCATCTACGTCCTCTGATAATGTAGAGAGTACTGTACATGCCATCGGATCGCCGATAGATGCAAAACGTGTAACGTCTCCTGATGTCGTGAAGACAACCGAGAGATATGCACAGGGGAGACGATTTGAAACTTCAGGCCCGGACCAACGAGGAAAGTATGTAAAAGGCTCCAAGATTAAGGAGAGTAGGGATATTGCTCTCGATGCAACCATTCGTGCTGTTGCACCTCTACAACACGGCAGGAAGACGAAAGAAATGGCGGTGGTCATCAGGGAGGATGAACTGTTGCAAAAGTTCCGGGTGGGGAAGACTGCAACAGCATGTCTGTTCGTTGTTGATGCTTCAGGATCCATGGGTGCTCAAAAACGGATGGAAGTAGCAAAAGGGGCTGTTTTTTCACTTCTTGAAGATTCATATCAGAACAGGGATCGGGTCGGGTTGATTGCATTCAAAGGAATGCAGGCTGATCTCATCCTTCCACTCTCCTCAAGTAAAGATCTTGCATATGCACGACTATGTGAACTTCCCACCGGTGGAAGAACCCCCCTGGCTTCAGGATTAACAAAAGCACTTCATGTCCTGATGAACGAGAGGCTCAAATATCCCTCGCTTGTTCCCATTCTTATCCTGATCTCAGATGGCAGAGCGAATGTGAGTGCTGGTGGAAAGATTAAGTCTGAAATTATCGCTGTATCTGAGGATTTGGCAGAAGCCTGTATAAAAACTCTAGTTATAGACACAGAAGAACAGAAAGACGGACTTGGACTTCAGCTTGGGTTCTGTAAGATCATTGCAGAACACTCTCATGCAACATACTTCAGAATACGGGATCTGACTGCAGAAAACCTGTCAGATATTGTCCGGACCGGGATATCAGGTCCCCTTATGGTGTAA
- a CDS encoding ABC transporter substrate-binding protein: MATRFLSYLDDLGTVIAVSANDASTTPSLSGAAYKLVNPQLQTLPVVAEVASLNLNEEKIVSLNPDLVYKSDISEAKEADELSAKVHAPVVTILKGGMGTEKDREALYRNLRMLGEINGNSQRAEELISYIKKTLADLNDRTSSVDNSSKPTVYIGGLAYKGSHGLESTSGSDPGLAFVHAKNVAQGSPSSGSVSKEQIVQWNPDVIFVDLATLGNAKTGQTAIEELKTDPAYKNLKAVKDGKVYATLPNVWSYANMETPLANAYYIGSVLYPDKFADIDPKKKADEIYTEFLGNPLFSELNQQYDNLAYTKLDV; encoded by the coding sequence ATGGCCACACGATTCCTCAGTTACCTTGATGATCTCGGCACTGTTATTGCTGTGAGTGCCAATGACGCCTCTACTACACCCTCACTCTCTGGTGCTGCATATAAACTTGTAAATCCCCAACTCCAGACTCTTCCGGTTGTAGCTGAAGTAGCCTCATTAAACCTGAATGAAGAAAAAATCGTCTCCCTCAATCCTGATCTGGTTTACAAGTCAGATATTTCAGAGGCGAAAGAGGCTGATGAACTCTCTGCAAAGGTGCATGCTCCGGTTGTCACCATCCTGAAAGGCGGAATGGGAACAGAGAAGGACCGTGAAGCATTATACCGGAATTTACGAATGCTTGGAGAGATCAATGGCAATAGTCAGCGTGCAGAAGAACTGATCTCATACATTAAAAAGACGCTCGCAGATCTCAATGATCGGACATCTTCAGTGGATAACTCGTCAAAACCAACGGTCTATATCGGAGGGCTTGCATACAAGGGATCTCACGGACTTGAATCTACATCAGGAAGCGATCCAGGCCTGGCCTTTGTTCATGCCAAGAATGTAGCCCAGGGATCTCCATCATCTGGATCAGTATCCAAAGAGCAGATTGTCCAGTGGAATCCAGATGTGATATTTGTAGACCTCGCAACTCTTGGTAATGCAAAAACCGGACAGACCGCAATTGAAGAGTTGAAAACCGACCCGGCTTATAAGAATCTAAAAGCAGTCAAGGATGGAAAGGTGTATGCAACACTGCCAAACGTCTGGAGTTATGCAAACATGGAAACTCCACTCGCCAATGCGTATTACATCGGTTCAGTATTATATCCCGATAAGTTTGCTGACATTGATCCAAAGAAGAAGGCAGATGAGATCTACACCGAATTCCTTGGAAATCCACTCTTTAGTGAACTGAATCAGCAGTATGACAATCTTGCCTATACCAAACTAGACGTATAG
- a CDS encoding ABC transporter ATP-binding protein has product MILHIDGVSFSYKSKEILKNVDFTVDKNEILGIMGPNGVGKTTLLKCINMLLRPSSGSVYLDGKDLTSSSILEIAAQVGYVPQRIETSRITAFDAILLGRHPYIGYTLSETDLQKTDAAISRMGLQNLALQFINEMSGGELQKVAIARALVQEPRVMLLDEPTSNLDLHNQVEILQVMKQVTREHEMAVVMTMHDLNMAFRFIDRFLFVKDGEIFACGNKEEITGEMIEEVYGLPVRVIDIDGYPTVIPDIRTT; this is encoded by the coding sequence GTGATACTTCACATAGACGGAGTCTCCTTCTCATACAAAAGCAAAGAGATTCTGAAAAATGTGGATTTTACCGTTGATAAAAATGAAATTTTAGGTATAATGGGGCCCAATGGGGTTGGAAAAACAACTCTTCTCAAATGCATTAATATGCTCCTTCGCCCATCTTCAGGTTCAGTATACCTGGATGGAAAAGATCTTACAAGTTCTTCGATTCTTGAGATTGCAGCACAGGTTGGGTATGTTCCTCAACGGATTGAAACCAGTAGAATTACGGCCTTTGATGCAATTCTGCTTGGCCGACATCCATATATTGGGTATACCCTGTCAGAAACAGATCTCCAAAAGACTGATGCAGCCATTTCCAGGATGGGTCTTCAAAACCTGGCATTACAGTTTATCAACGAAATGAGTGGTGGAGAACTTCAGAAAGTTGCAATTGCCAGGGCTCTTGTACAGGAACCGAGGGTTATGCTGCTTGATGAGCCGACAAGTAACCTTGATCTACATAATCAGGTAGAGATTTTACAGGTCATGAAGCAAGTTACCAGAGAACACGAGATGGCTGTTGTAATGACGATGCATGATCTCAATATGGCCTTCAGATTTATCGATAGGTTTCTCTTTGTAAAAGATGGGGAGATATTTGCCTGTGGAAATAAAGAGGAGATAACCGGTGAGATGATAGAAGAGGTCTATGGTCTGCCTGTCAGGGTCATTGACATTGATGGATATCCGACGGTAATTCCTGATATTAGGACCACCTGA
- a CDS encoding ABC transporter substrate-binding protein, protein MRFIRILVALALIGSVVLPICADDSYPRTVTDLAGRTITIEKPIERIITNNPDNSRIVIALGDGAKLIASDECTIGSGCSGCICPLDSSNKTICDACWSGVVPGGLQNLPMTNTRYTSNQEQMAALKPDLILMSSEKDADKTQEHVGVPVFVAAPDYTIDGMKKHITAVGSVLGKEEKARDLNSFIDSEVKKVTDISSTIPENEKKKVYFATRGATKGFYDAKEGRDFTRTDNKYEPMTLAGAVNVAKDAADGNVNVGIEQIIAWNPDVILIAASTPEDSGVDFILKSPELQSIKAIKEGKVYNTFYPNCRGSPHDKNLINMFYIGKLLYPEKFKDINIDTEGNAIMKKFLGVDGVYTDYANYLQFPVNQKV, encoded by the coding sequence TTGAGATTTATTCGTATTCTTGTAGCTTTGGCGTTGATTGGATCGGTTGTTCTCCCGATATGTGCAGATGATTCCTATCCACGTACTGTCACAGACCTTGCAGGTAGAACAATAACTATCGAAAAACCAATTGAGCGGATTATTACAAATAACCCTGATAACTCACGAATCGTCATAGCTCTTGGCGATGGTGCAAAACTCATAGCATCAGATGAATGTACAATTGGTTCTGGATGTTCCGGTTGTATATGTCCATTGGATTCTAGTAACAAAACCATCTGTGATGCCTGTTGGAGCGGAGTTGTTCCAGGCGGGTTGCAGAATCTTCCTATGACAAATACCCGGTATACAAGCAACCAGGAACAGATGGCTGCATTAAAACCGGATCTGATCCTTATGTCATCTGAGAAGGATGCTGATAAGACCCAGGAGCATGTCGGAGTTCCAGTCTTTGTGGCTGCCCCTGATTATACGATCGATGGAATGAAGAAGCATATCACTGCAGTCGGTTCTGTACTTGGAAAAGAAGAAAAAGCACGTGATTTAAATTCATTTATTGACAGTGAAGTAAAAAAGGTAACTGATATCTCAAGTACCATTCCGGAAAATGAAAAGAAGAAAGTGTACTTTGCAACAAGAGGGGCAACAAAGGGCTTTTATGATGCAAAGGAAGGGCGAGACTTCACCAGAACCGACAATAAATATGAACCAATGACTCTTGCAGGAGCAGTTAATGTTGCTAAAGATGCTGCAGACGGAAATGTAAATGTTGGAATTGAACAGATCATTGCCTGGAATCCAGATGTTATCCTGATTGCAGCATCTACCCCTGAAGATTCAGGCGTTGACTTTATCCTAAAATCTCCTGAACTTCAATCGATAAAAGCTATCAAAGAAGGAAAAGTCTACAATACGTTCTATCCGAACTGTCGTGGATCCCCCCATGATAAGAACCTGATAAACATGTTTTACATTGGAAAACTGCTCTATCCTGAAAAATTCAAAGATATTAACATTGATACAGAAGGAAATGCCATCATGAAAAAATTCCTTGGTGTTGATGGTGTCTATACTGACTATGCCAACTATCTGCAGTTTCCAGTCAATCAAAAAGTATGA
- a CDS encoding iron ABC transporter permease, with the protein MHLNDGSHPTAYIRYTRSKIRAILLGCLLLILIVILSISVGPVFIPPDEVLKTLMGISVTENWDTIIWDIRLPEVIAGIIAGIGLAIAGVAMQSILRNPLGEPYTLGISSAAAFGAAFSVMFLSSGKVGDGITILNPYLTTVIAFAFSLLATVMILVLSRYRAASPEVMVLAGVAIGSLFIAARMFLEYFASDIELASIIFWTFGDLSRAGWDEIWLMAIVIVIVGIYFYHHRWSFNAIDAGDETAQSLGVDVKRVRLVGMVAASFLAAIITSFLGVIGFVGLVAPHMVRRIIGDDNRYLIPGSCVAGAIMLLGSDTVARIILAPTVLPVSILTSFLGVPLFLYLLLKGWSR; encoded by the coding sequence ATGCATCTCAACGATGGATCGCATCCAACTGCGTATATACGATACACGCGATCAAAGATCCGTGCTATTCTTCTTGGTTGTCTCCTCCTTATTCTCATTGTAATACTCTCAATATCAGTTGGACCTGTTTTTATTCCTCCTGATGAAGTCCTCAAAACTCTTATGGGTATTTCGGTTACAGAAAACTGGGATACAATCATCTGGGATATCAGGCTTCCAGAGGTAATCGCTGGAATAATTGCAGGAATAGGACTCGCCATTGCAGGAGTTGCCATGCAGTCTATCCTGCGAAACCCCCTTGGAGAGCCATATACCCTGGGAATATCCAGTGCTGCAGCATTTGGTGCAGCATTTTCGGTAATGTTTTTAAGTTCTGGAAAAGTCGGAGACGGAATTACAATTCTCAATCCATACCTGACAACAGTTATTGCCTTTGCTTTCAGTCTTCTTGCAACAGTCATGATCCTGGTGCTTTCACGCTACAGGGCAGCATCCCCAGAGGTCATGGTTCTAGCAGGTGTAGCAATAGGGAGTCTGTTTATTGCAGCACGAATGTTTCTCGAATATTTTGCATCAGATATCGAACTTGCATCAATTATATTCTGGACGTTTGGAGATCTGTCTAGAGCTGGATGGGATGAAATATGGCTGATGGCAATCGTTATAGTTATTGTTGGAATCTATTTTTATCATCACAGGTGGAGTTTTAACGCAATTGATGCAGGAGATGAGACAGCTCAAAGCCTTGGTGTTGATGTAAAGAGAGTACGGCTTGTTGGGATGGTAGCCGCATCTTTTCTTGCAGCAATTATAACATCATTTCTCGGTGTTATCGGATTTGTCGGACTTGTTGCTCCACATATGGTCAGGAGAATAATCGGTGATGATAACAGATACCTGATTCCGGGATCATGTGTTGCCGGAGCAATTATGCTCCTTGGGTCAGATACCGTAGCCAGGATTATTCTCGCTCCAACTGTTCTGCCGGTTTCTATTCTGACATCATTTCTCGGAGTTCCGTTGTTTTTGTACCTTTTATTAAAAGGGTGGTCAAGGTGA
- a CDS encoding FmdE family protein, whose amino-acid sequence MSKNLASYDEAVRFHGHSCPGLAYGYQAALYAMKELLSDRAADEEIVAIVENDACGVDAIQVMTGCTIGKGNLIYRDLGKHAWSFILRDGSDAVRICTKPEEAMNHDQESIDLRDKVFGGTPTPEEEAKFHELMEKQVQRLLLSRPEEIFTLKRIKPDIPEKARLFDTVQCSVCGEMVAEHRARLMKGKPVCLTCNEEYTRGW is encoded by the coding sequence ATGTCTAAGAATCTCGCAAGTTATGATGAGGCAGTTCGATTCCACGGACATTCATGTCCAGGACTAGCATATGGATATCAGGCTGCATTGTATGCAATGAAAGAATTACTCTCTGATCGGGCAGCTGATGAGGAGATAGTTGCCATTGTAGAAAATGATGCATGTGGTGTAGATGCCATACAGGTTATGACCGGATGCACAATCGGAAAAGGGAATCTTATCTATAGAGATCTAGGAAAGCATGCCTGGTCGTTTATTCTTCGTGATGGATCTGATGCTGTTCGTATCTGTACAAAACCAGAAGAAGCAATGAATCATGATCAGGAATCTATAGATCTTCGGGATAAGGTATTTGGAGGGACACCAACTCCTGAAGAAGAAGCAAAATTTCATGAACTGATGGAGAAACAGGTGCAGCGTCTTCTCTTATCGAGGCCTGAAGAAATTTTTACACTGAAGAGGATTAAACCAGATATTCCGGAAAAGGCCAGGTTATTTGATACGGTACAATGCAGCGTCTGTGGTGAAATGGTGGCAGAGCACCGTGCACGGCTTATGAAAGGAAAACCAGTATGTCTGACCTGCAATGAAGAGTACACCCGTGGGTGGTGA
- a CDS encoding ABC transporter ATP-binding protein, translating into MSIPNGTLVSILGPNGSGKSTFLKCVDRILNPQDGKILIDDSDISSLNRIDLAKKISYVPQSSVRVFPHSVFDMVLMGRRPYLGWASSGEDEERVWDVVNLLGLEEIVHYQFNELSGGQQQKVLIARALVQDTDLMLLDEPTSNLDIWHQLDVMCIVSRLVSREGITTLMAVHDLNMASRYSDLIVLMKNGSIHVAGSPNEVLTQENIAEVYGVQAEVQIPDNGKPLIIPLQQIQENNTSDTPSDWYTHNSERITVQM; encoded by the coding sequence ATGAGCATACCGAATGGTACCCTGGTTTCAATTCTTGGTCCAAATGGTTCTGGTAAATCCACATTTCTGAAATGTGTAGATCGTATCCTAAATCCCCAGGATGGAAAAATTCTGATTGATGATAGTGATATTTCTTCGCTAAACAGAATAGATCTGGCCAAAAAAATATCGTATGTACCTCAAAGTTCAGTCAGGGTTTTTCCCCATTCGGTATTTGATATGGTCCTGATGGGTCGACGGCCATATTTGGGCTGGGCGAGTTCTGGAGAAGATGAGGAGAGGGTATGGGATGTTGTCAATCTACTTGGTCTTGAGGAAATTGTTCATTACCAGTTTAATGAACTATCCGGGGGTCAACAGCAAAAAGTGCTCATAGCCAGAGCACTTGTTCAGGATACAGATCTTATGCTACTTGATGAACCTACCTCAAATCTAGATATCTGGCATCAACTCGATGTGATGTGTATTGTCTCTCGTCTGGTTTCCAGAGAGGGTATAACCACCCTGATGGCGGTTCATGATCTCAATATGGCTTCACGATACTCAGATCTGATAGTTCTTATGAAAAATGGTTCGATTCATGTTGCCGGATCTCCAAATGAGGTGTTAACTCAGGAAAACATTGCTGAAGTGTATGGTGTACAGGCAGAGGTTCAGATTCCTGACAATGGAAAACCTTTGATAATTCCCCTCCAGCAGATCCAGGAGAATAATACATCAGATACTCCTTCCGACTGGTATACCCATAATTCAGAGAGGATAACAGTTCAAATGTAA
- a CDS encoding methyltransferase domain-containing protein, producing MMDLINYNEIWRIVHQNDRSKGVDWDKRATSFFKRVSRSEEPQKVISALNLKKTDSVLDMGAGTGRFAVPIANHVSHLTALEPSSGMSSYLEKGMQDAGLTNYTLIRKRWEDVIVNQDIPLHDVVFASNSLGFSDLSAGLMKLDAAAKRAVHILWFAGKERHPMDPDLAMRLGRDGKGRFWPDYLFIMNVLHNIGIYANVSVEPIVTNQVFEDLDDAVSWLSDLNNIEPDKISIIREYLSETLKKTNDGHLSMSRSGWRARIWWEKGICAE from the coding sequence ATGATGGACCTTATCAATTACAATGAGATCTGGCGGATTGTCCACCAAAATGATCGATCAAAAGGAGTAGACTGGGATAAACGAGCCACCTCTTTTTTTAAAAGAGTATCAAGATCTGAAGAACCTCAAAAGGTGATATCTGCTCTTAATCTTAAGAAAACTGACTCTGTTCTTGATATGGGTGCAGGTACTGGCAGGTTTGCCGTTCCGATAGCAAATCATGTGTCTCATCTTACTGCACTTGAACCATCATCCGGAATGAGTTCATACCTTGAGAAAGGGATGCAGGATGCTGGCCTGACAAATTATACACTTATCCGGAAACGATGGGAAGATGTTATCGTCAATCAGGATATCCCTCTCCATGATGTCGTTTTTGCATCCAATTCACTAGGGTTTTCTGACCTATCTGCAGGTTTGATGAAACTTGATGCTGCAGCTAAAAGAGCAGTTCATATCTTGTGGTTTGCAGGAAAAGAGCGTCATCCAATGGATCCGGACCTTGCAATGCGGCTAGGTCGGGACGGGAAAGGGAGGTTTTGGCCTGATTATCTTTTCATAATGAATGTTCTTCACAATATTGGAATTTATGCCAATGTTTCGGTTGAACCCATAGTAACAAATCAGGTCTTTGAAGATTTGGATGATGCTGTATCCTGGTTAAGTGACCTGAATAATATCGAACCTGATAAGATATCGATTATCAGAGAATATCTCTCAGAGACCCTGAAAAAAACCAATGATGGACACCTCTCAATGAGTAGAAGTGGATGGAGAGCCAGGATCTGGTGGGAGAAGGGGATCTGTGCCGAATGA